TACTTTCGATGCACTTTATGTAATTGAAGCTACCAGCCTTGCCCCCAACGTAGTATGTTACATTTAGCCAGCTGTCTCGCTTTTGCACCTGGGGATTGTCGACCTGCTAAGATCATTCATAACTTAACCAGCTGTCTCGCTTTTCCTTTCCCTCTGATGTGCGGTATGGATGCTACAAAGATTTACAGAAGCCTGGGCAGTATTTTGCTGCATACGAATGGTGCATGACCGATTCAATTGATCTGCACAACAAAGAGCATGAAGATATTTACTGAGATCCATCCAAATTATTGAGCGTGTGCAATTTAACGACTTCGGTTTATGATGCAAATGGGACCGCACTGAATTGTTGCAGGCAGAGATTGAGATAGGAAATGGCCTTCCAGACATCCGGCTGATTGGGCAATGCAATGAAGCTGTAAAACAAGCAGGCTTTGAGGTGAGCTGTTTTTACAAAGTTACTTGTATTAAAGTGGAATACGACAGCTAAAAAGTCTCAACTCTGACCGCATGACTTGACGTTTGCTGATGTGAAGGTCACATGGAAGAAAGATCTAGCCGAAGAGTCTCCGGTCCCTTGGTACCAGGCAATAGAAGGAGACCATTTCTCCTTGAGTAGCTTCCGCGCAACGCCACTCGGGCGTTTCACAACCAGAATCATGGAAAGCTTGTTAGTGCAACGTCCTCCTGAATTTTAAGCTTTTGTTCAGCATGTTGGTGTCCCAGCAGCAGACTCATTTTTTGGAGGAGGTCACGTTGACAAAAGTTTCTGCTATGAGATGACTTAATACTTAGCATGGAAGTGCTAGTTCAGAAGGTCACACGAACAAGACCATTATAGCATTCATTTATGCACGCTAGTGTCTATGATTTTCTTGGGGGTTAAAAGCACTGCAAAATGTAAGCAACCATTTTGACTAGGAGGCTGTGGAAATTCATGGCCGCAACAATTTTGCTTACATTTATGCCCCACATTCATCGTCAAGTTCTTGAAATTCTGTTCAAAATAAATGTGAGTACTTACTATTCTGTACACAAGACTGCGGATGTCTCTCAACCAATAGGATACAGTCTTATATGATGTGGAGGTTTTAGCAACATCACTCGCATCACTAATTACGAAAGGACACGTGCTAGGGGTAAAGCCTTAGCATGTCATTCTCGACGATGAAAGCAACTAGCATGAAAAGTCGAGAATTGCACCGTCTCATATGTTCTTCAGGAATTCATCTGTCAACATGtccctatttttccaaaatcaagcGAGCAAACAAGCCAGGAGCGCCAAGGAAAGGGGttaggagagaaagaaaacataaCTCCATCTCTCACTAGCCAATTTTGACTTTCTACATTCTAGTTTTCACCTTTAATCATTCATTTGGTTCCATCATTTTGTACTTAAGTATGACTACCGTACGCATGATGTAATCCAAATTTGTAAGATGTAAGTTCTTCTAATGCTACCTTCTAGTTAACTAAGCTTTGGGTTCCTTCACAGAACTCCAGCCTTCTGGTTCCTCATAACGTCAAGTTCTAGACATTGCTTTCAAAAGCATCTACAGTGTAATTCACCAATAGCATGTTGATGAAGTAATCCTCTTCTGCATTGCAGGATACCCAGTATACCACTCTATGTACGATGATTTTGTTTGGATGGAAAAGTATGGTGACCCAATGTTCCACAGACATCTTGCAGGTACCACATAGACCTTCACATGATCAGGAGAAAAAAATACATGTGCATGAAGAAGAGACATCAGTTGGATCAGTAATGCCTCATTAGCTTATAATCTGTCCCATACTATCACTGAAAAATTGCACCTCCCGTACCAGTATGTCGACTGGAACTTGTACCAATTTactgccatatcatttcatctCCAAAATACTGGCATCTGACTTCTCTTTTTTCTGTAAACAGTGGCAAGCATTTGGGGTCTCATAGCTCTCCGTCTAGCTGATGAGGAATTTCTACCTTTCGATTACCTCTCGTATGCATCTGAACTTCAGGTTGGATGTAGTAATTTTGACTTTTGAGAAATTCAATAGTTTGCAGCAAGTTGTTGGAAATATGGATAGATGAAAGtaaaaagtccaaaaattaaagaaaagtgcAAAGGATTTGGAAGATGAGCTCTCAGATAAGGGGCTGAACCTCACCCCCTTGTTTAAGGCCATCGAGGATTTCAGAGAAGCAGCCACCAAAATAAACATTGACGTAAAGGTAGGTCTTAATAGATAGCAACAGTAAAATTTTCATTCTCATAGTAATCACTGATAGAAGAAATTAATCCCAGGcaataaaagaaagcaaaagctggTAATCAATATGGAAAGAGTACCATATGAGAGTAAGGGAGCTGAATGACAGACTAATGATGGCAGAAAGAGCATTTGCAGACCCTGATGGACTTTTTGGAAGGTCGTGGTATAAGCATTTGGTATGCTCATTCTTCCTCATGTAATTCTAGCTGTTTTAACCAGGGGCAATTTTCACAGAAACAAGGTAGTGGAAATACTCCTTGGTGACCACTATATCCACATATTTACTAATAAAGTGACTTGTGAATTTGCATATTGCAGATTTATGGCCCTTCAAAGCATAATGATTATGGAAGTAAATCCTTCCCTGGAATAGATGATGCTATTGAGGAAGCAAAGAAACTCAGCACATCAGACTCATGGCATTCTGTACAACATGAGATATGGAGAGTCTCTAGGGCTGTCAAGCACATGCCTCACAAGTGCTCAGTGGCAAACTCACATAATAAAGCAAAGTCTTTCATGTACTCCATAAACTTTTCATAAAGTAGGATAGGCAGTTTTAGTGAAGTCCAAACTGTGATGGTGGTCTTTATCTAATGACCACCAGTACAACTCTTAATCAAAAGAAACCATTGTTCTTGCGATGACTTACTCTAAGCTGAGTAACACACTAATTTTGTTACCCGTAATGTGAAATGCAGAGCAAAGGGCTTCTAAATCATTGTTCCAGTGTCATTTATTACATCCATAATATATGTAACGCGGACCCCTGATATATGCtgcaaattattttttcctctttttctgcACTCACGCTATATGGAAAATTAGAAAGTACCTTACATCAGCCATTCACCTAGCAAGCAGAACAAAAATTTGCTCTGCATTAAACTGCCGATTGCAAACCTAAACATCCTTTAATCAAGCACTTGTTTGGGCAAGGACTGATTACAAGAATCACAGGTAACTCGCTGCTAAAGTATGCTACTCTTACTAGCAATGGTCATCGGTAGTTAGCATTGGAAAGATCACATTGGCAACCTGTATAACTTATGATCAAAAGtaattatttctattccttttgcATCTGCCAATTCTGTAGCTCTTATTGATTGAAACATGCTTCAAAGACACATCCCTATTTTCCAAATTGCACTCACATAACCATTGAACCACAGTCAACTTTACCCATCAGATGCCTTAAATACATCGCTTATACTAAAAATCATTAGTCAGTTCAGTCACCATAGCTTTTGAGAAAGCAGTTCCTTGACATGAGGACAGTTTCTCTGGCCTCCTTTATCCTGACCAAGATTTGGCTCCTTTAAAGCCCCTTTGGCATTACAAACTCTGGCATTGGGAACTCAGATTTGGGCCCCAAAATCAAAAGCTCAAGTGAACATATGAGGATGCATTCGTTTATCAGATCTTATATAATTAGCTTTCATACAAATGAGGTTGAGAAAATAACGTAGAAGAGTAAACAAGGCGAATTCCTGACTGACAATATATGTTACTACTCTGAACAGACTGTATCACTGGACTATAAGAAAAAATTCATGGAGGATTAGTTCAACTAAGTTGACTCTACATATATACAATTAGTAAAGTTATGCATAGTTTATTTACTTCCAAACCTTAATAGCTCCATCCCTACTGCTTGAAATCAAGAGTCTCTGGTTCAACTTGACTGAGGCTAAAGAGATAATAGAGTCAGGATGACAACCAGCAGAATCGGTGGCCGCAGCAGCAAGGACAGCTTAGTTGTTAAAGGTCGTCTCCTACTCTCCTGTTCACCATGAACAAAGGCCGAAATATCAGCTTACTAACCAGTCTGACAGAGTAATAGtccaatttttctttggaaGTCTTTCTACCAAAAGTTCCCCTTGGTTTCAGATAACTACAAACAAACCCTAGCATGCCCAGGAGAAAAAGAGCAGAATTGTTTAACAAATGTCATTTTTAGGATGTATAGTCCAAGAGAAAACTGAATGGGGGCAAGTCGCAGAGAAGTTTGGTTTCCCTAGATGAGGTGACAACAAAAGGTAGTGACAAGTTCCAATGCCATAGAATATAAAGCTATAGAAAAGTGATATAACACAAGCTATGGAGTGCATTAGCCAATAGTTTCTGCTTCGAATAGTAGTTTCCAGCTAGAACTGATAGGTATGGTCAAATTGCCAGCATCTGAGAGCAAACAAGTTTAAGGATAGGAAATTAATCTTCATTATCACCCGTAACTCAATCATGGTTCGAGTAAGCATAAAAGATTTTTAAATGCAGAAGAATAAATATCATGGTACATGAATTCTAAGTATcttgaaaaaattgtcaaaagaaaagaaagtaaaggcGATGGAAATCCATACTAAAGTTTTCTCTGATATATCAAGAGCAGTAATGCCAGTGAAGGCAAGAAAAACTTTCTGTCGAAGTTTGTAATGTTAGGGTTCACAGAAGATTGCCTTGGGTTCAAGAAGTGCCCATATGCTCTCTACTTCTTTATATAAGAAAGAAGCATGTGGCCTAGTAAATCAGAACACCTACCTGAACATTTGCACCCCAAAAGATGATCTGCATTCATAGAAGTCGGTCATTTCCTATGCCTACCAGCATTGATTTCCATCATAGGATTCTCAAGAAGCGTATCCCATTTTATGTCCACAATTACGGCTTCCACAATAGCATATCCAGAGTCATCCAAAAGCTGCAAAGTTTAGAAATCTCCACTTGAGTCTATCATTCATAATAATATCAAGAATAAAGTTTGTGTAGACAACCTCTTTGACTCTCTGTATGACACATGCGGAAATTTGTTCTAGGTCACTAAGTTCATCCAAGTTGCATCTTTCAATGTAACATCCAATCGCTGTGATGattaaaacaacaaaatcagGGAATGCAATATTTGTTGCTTAACTTGCACATCTAAAAGTACAAATTTGTTCCAATACTATATTTGTACCGATATAATTTATTTGGCACATACCATGCTTCGTGCAATCCCGAATTAGCTCCCTCGGATTATCATAAGTGTAAAAGGCCTCATAGACCCTGTCAACTTTATATCGCACTGATGCAATAACATCTACATTTTCATTGTCCTGAAAAAAATCATGTGAGGTCATTACTTATTCAAGCATTTATATGCCAATTGGCAACAAGTGACAAGTTGTCACATCACGAACTGAAAcgagaaaaggaaattgagaaattcatcaacattcaactcaaaattcacaaattattTGAATATACATCGATAGACCCACACTAATACTTCTCGAAAAACTCACAAAAGCTAGGGTAATTGCAACATTTTACTTCTCATGAcgatttgaaaacaaaatattcaaagaGCAATGTTAATTTTGTTTCCCACTAAGATGATCACCAGTGCATTTGTGTACTATAATAAAATCCTCTAGGATGAAATCTAAATCGGAGTttgcacaaagaaaaaaaagataaaatccaCGTGATTAAACAAACCTTGGTCTTCGAACTGCATTTCACATCATCCAACTGCTGGATTCTGAGTGATAGCTCACCAACAACTTCATATCCGCAAATCCAAGGAGAACAATGGCGTCCAACATACAGATTTTTGTGATGCCTGCCAAATTTTTGCTGGATTGCTACTGTTGATTTAGGAACTTCAACACTGCAGCACAGGTTACCCATCTTCTCTCTATTTCAACTAGATTCTGCAGAAAGCATTCTAGCAGTGAACACCCAAATTGTACACAAatgaagaatgaaagaaaaaaaagagaaagtaccTTGACTAAGGAAGGCTGACTGCAAGAGGAGACGTACAGTCTGCTAAGCTGAGGGAACGAGCGAGTGACtagggttttcttcttctttctgcgTGAGGAAAGAGGAGATTACAAAAAAGTGACATGCGAGTTCAACTacagaagggcaaagcaatgaAGGAAGTAGAGCAAAGTGAGCAAAGGTGTgagcaagaagagaaaaacgCTGAGGGAACGAGCAGGCGACTAGGGTTCTTCTTTCTAAGAGGGGATATTATGAAAAAGTGATAGGAGAGTTCAACAacagaagggcaaagcaatgaAGGAAGTAGAGCAAAGTGAGCAAAGGTGTgagcaagaagagaaaaacgCTGAGGGAACGAGCAGGCGACTagggttcttcttctttctaagAGGGAAGATTATGAAAAAGTGATAGGAGAGTTCAACAACAGAAGTGATTCCCACCTGGTACTTACACACGTATACCCTGCAACAAATAAACTCAACATCTGACATAACAGAAACTAGAGGGCATATTATAATAAAAGGAGAGACGTGTCCACGTAAACTACATTGCAGCTGAAGTAAAGAGGGCCACCGATTTTTCAATAAAAGGAGAGAAAGTGTTTGTGATGGGAAAACAGCTCTGAGAATTCTTGTTTCCCACTAATACTCTAtgaacttaaataaataaacaaataatagtCCAACAGCCTTATAACAACCAACCAATGCCATATGCACTGGAAGATCATATTCTTGGTAAGTCCACTACCCAGCTTTGACTTTCGAATCAACAATCTTTTTAGCATAAAAATCCAGTCAAAAGAACTAGTGAGAATGCTTTTGGCTCAAATCAGCTTTTAAGTTAACATCAAACTGCAGAGTCAATATTATTCCATAAAGTAAACTTTGGAAGCTTGACAACAAAGAGCAGGATTAGAAATAGGAATGCTATGCTCAGGATGAGTCATGAGCTTCGCCAGAACTTTTTTACATAATATATGAAGCCAAAAAGAAGATTCCGCAGGAATATTACATGCACTAATT
This Eucalyptus grandis isolate ANBG69807.140 chromosome 7, ASM1654582v1, whole genome shotgun sequence DNA region includes the following protein-coding sequences:
- the LOC104454688 gene encoding probable glutamate carboxypeptidase LAMP1, coding for MRVRELNDRLMMAERAFADPDGLFGRSWYKHLIYGPSKHNDYGSKSFPGIDDAIEEAKKLSTSDSWHSVQHEIWRVSRAVKHMPHKCSVANSHNKAKSFMYSINFS
- the LOC104454689 gene encoding hypersensitive-induced reaction 1 protein-like, translated to MGNLCCSVEVPKSTVAIQQKFGRHHKNLYVGRHCSPWICGYEVVGELSLRIQQLDDVKCSSKTKDNENVDVIASVRYKVDRVYEAFYTYDNPRELIRDCTKHAIGCYIERCNLDELSDLEQISACVIQRVKELLDDSGYAIVEAVIVDIKWDTLLENPMMEINAGRHRK